A genomic region of Ignavibacteria bacterium contains the following coding sequences:
- a CDS encoding ABC transporter substrate-binding protein has product MTLLQNLQQLLNGNKLILFFSILIFQQIFAQQSDFEKGINYFNEGKYAEAIKLLEKFVIKENDHSETANLILVLSFFKLNNFEKASILTQRFITNYPASKSLPVILETQLAIAIKEKNFSEIESALLKLDKFNLSKDQLDEFYGVFTQLLTVLNQNQMEYLENNLRNPLLKFAYHKALLVKSINELNPSSIKKHYSSLIQTGLHSDLLTIRKIGVLIPASQKTAATEKSIIDGLKLAVHKFNNEEENKIEIKIYKGDEKFLEKALIELAKDPEVLCVIGPLYSSQFKNIAILADKLKIPLISPTATAADISIKSKFIFQFNPTLDVRGSAMAKFGIEKLNSSRIGILSCDNSTYKPIVNEIKKKLKSSKAEILIDLNWNENKKSLPAKIKEIRKAAVNRDLVLRFNQLMDFETEQKLIALGLTHEIIDSLKNIEAEVSIFEIFGKDAEKVCKTNKLSYYKRSQSIIDDLNIPVYSLDALLITISNPDLIPEITNELQRQNIITQIIGNDLWNSLDDLLRGYPSTDGVFFTSDYFVDQESKEINDLIFETQSLKISQPNRNFFYGFETMNKILHNWDSNINRENFYDYLIGDRDYEGFSSDIILNQNGVNCSVFILQYKNRKIRKIDRIISN; this is encoded by the coding sequence ATGACATTACTTCAAAACCTCCAGCAACTATTGAATGGGAATAAATTAATACTGTTCTTTTCCATTCTTATTTTCCAACAAATTTTTGCTCAACAATCTGATTTCGAAAAAGGAATAAATTATTTCAACGAAGGGAAATACGCTGAAGCTATAAAATTACTCGAAAAATTCGTAATCAAAGAAAATGATCATTCTGAAACAGCAAATCTGATTTTAGTTTTAAGTTTTTTCAAATTGAATAACTTTGAAAAAGCTTCAATCCTTACCCAAAGATTTATTACAAATTACCCTGCTTCTAAATCATTACCTGTAATTTTAGAGACACAATTAGCAATTGCTATAAAAGAAAAGAACTTCTCAGAAATTGAATCTGCTCTTCTAAAACTTGATAAATTTAATCTCAGCAAAGACCAGCTTGATGAATTCTATGGCGTCTTTACCCAATTACTTACCGTACTCAATCAAAATCAAATGGAATATCTTGAGAATAATTTAAGAAATCCTCTCTTGAAATTTGCTTATCATAAAGCTTTGCTTGTTAAATCTATAAATGAACTGAATCCAAGCTCGATTAAAAAACATTACAGCTCATTAATCCAGACTGGATTACATTCTGACTTGCTTACGATTAGGAAAATTGGAGTTTTAATTCCAGCCTCACAAAAAACAGCAGCGACTGAAAAAAGTATAATCGATGGTCTCAAGTTAGCGGTTCATAAATTTAATAACGAGGAAGAAAACAAAATCGAAATTAAAATCTACAAAGGTGACGAAAAGTTTTTAGAGAAAGCTCTTATCGAACTGGCAAAAGACCCTGAAGTTTTATGTGTAATTGGTCCGCTTTATTCGAGTCAGTTTAAAAATATTGCGATCCTTGCTGATAAATTGAAAATTCCGCTAATAAGTCCAACAGCAACAGCAGCAGATATCTCAATAAAATCCAAATTTATTTTTCAATTTAATCCAACTCTGGATGTTCGCGGTTCAGCAATGGCAAAATTTGGAATTGAAAAATTAAATTCATCACGAATTGGAATTTTAAGCTGCGATAATTCGACATATAAACCAATTGTAAATGAAATCAAGAAAAAATTGAAATCTTCGAAAGCTGAGATTCTAATTGATTTAAACTGGAATGAAAATAAAAAATCATTACCAGCAAAAATTAAAGAAATTAGAAAAGCTGCTGTCAATCGTGATCTCGTCTTAAGATTTAATCAACTTATGGATTTTGAAACCGAACAAAAATTAATTGCACTTGGACTTACCCATGAAATAATTGACTCACTAAAAAACATCGAAGCTGAAGTCAGTATCTTTGAAATTTTTGGAAAAGATGCAGAAAAAGTTTGTAAGACAAACAAACTATCATATTACAAAAGAAGTCAATCAATAATTGACGATTTAAACATACCTGTCTATTCTTTAGATGCATTGTTAATTACAATTTCAAATCCAGACTTAATTCCAGAAATTACAAACGAACTTCAAAGACAAAATATCATCACACAAATTATTGGTAATGATCTCTGGAATTCTTTAGATGACTTATTAAGAGGCTATCCATCAACAGATGGAGTATTCTTTACATCAGATTATTTCGTAGATCAGGAGTCAAAAGAAATAAATGACCTGATATTTGAAACTCAAAGTCTAAAGATTTCTCAACCCAACAGAAACTTTTTTTATGGTTTCGAAACTATGAATAAAATTCTTCACAATTGGGATTCTAATATCAACCGAGAAAATTTTTACGATTATCTGATTGGTGACAGAGATTATGAAGGATTTAGTTCAGATATAATTTTAAATCAAAATGGAGTGAATTGCTCTGTTTTTATTCTACAATATAAAAATCGAAAAATCAGAAAGATTGACAGAATAATTTCAAATTAA
- a CDS encoding PhoH family protein, giving the protein MEGREKVTAIEKKLKLSNVDMMTLLGVNDQNISLIESYFTTVISVRGENILLRGTPEEIEILEKVFNELAFLVNKNRQLTQQDIELVIQLAKNGKEVVSDTDIDAAILFTKNDVIKAKTPGQFEFIKVARKNDIVFAIGPAGTGKTYLSVALAVAAFKNHLVSKIVLCRPAVEAGESLGFLPGDFREKIDPYLRPLYDALEDMMPYEKLKYYLERNQIEIVPLAYMRGRTLNNAFVILDEAQNATALQMKMFLTRLGANSKAIITGDVTQIDLPSKKESGLVQAQTILAGIDGVAFVYFTKQDVVRHKLVKDILNAYEKYQNGNNNEKQNSEVNK; this is encoded by the coding sequence ATGGAGGGCAGAGAAAAAGTGACAGCGATCGAGAAAAAATTGAAATTAAGCAATGTCGATATGATGACTCTCTTGGGAGTTAATGACCAGAATATTTCATTAATCGAATCTTATTTTACTACAGTTATCTCAGTTAGAGGAGAAAACATTTTACTAAGAGGAACTCCTGAGGAGATCGAAATTCTTGAAAAAGTTTTTAATGAGCTTGCTTTCCTGGTGAATAAAAACAGACAACTGACTCAGCAAGACATTGAACTTGTAATTCAACTCGCAAAGAATGGGAAGGAAGTTGTTTCAGATACTGATATTGATGCGGCTATTCTCTTTACGAAAAATGATGTTATAAAAGCAAAAACACCCGGCCAATTTGAATTCATTAAAGTTGCAAGGAAAAATGATATAGTTTTTGCAATTGGACCAGCGGGTACAGGCAAAACTTATTTGTCAGTTGCTCTGGCAGTTGCGGCATTTAAAAATCATCTCGTCAGTAAAATAGTCTTGTGCCGTCCAGCAGTTGAAGCTGGTGAAAGTCTTGGATTTTTACCTGGCGATTTTCGAGAAAAAATTGATCCATATCTGCGTCCGCTTTATGATGCTCTCGAGGATATGATGCCTTACGAAAAATTAAAATATTATCTCGAAAGAAACCAAATCGAAATTGTTCCACTCGCATATATGCGTGGAAGAACTTTGAACAATGCTTTCGTAATTCTCGACGAAGCTCAAAATGCAACTGCACTTCAAATGAAAATGTTTTTGACAAGACTCGGTGCAAATTCAAAAGCAATCATTACCGGTGATGTTACACAAATTGACCTGCCGAGTAAAAAAGAAAGCGGATTAGTTCAGGCACAAACAATTCTTGCTGGAATTGATGGCGTCGCATTTGTTTATTTCACAAAACAGGATGTTGTTCGACACAAACTTGTCAAAGATATTTTAAATGCTTATGAAAAATATCAAAACGGGAATAACAACGAAAAACAAAATTCTGAGGTGAACAAGTGA
- the radC gene encoding DNA repair protein RadC, producing the protein MRVKDLPIDDRPREKLELKGPGALSDAELMAIILRTGKKNKSAIEIAKELLRKFGNLKELAKKDFREILNEFKGEGIGKTKAITLLAAIELGKRSTQLDFKNEEVQVREPRVIFEIMNPILSHLNVEEFHIVILNRKNVVQSHQLVTRGILDSSLVSPREVFKIAIDHRASSIILVHNHPSGNLEPSKEDIKVTEQLYQAGKLLEIPVLDHIIIANNSYTSFLERNLVFK; encoded by the coding sequence ATTAGAGTCAAAGATTTACCCATCGACGATAGGCCAAGAGAAAAATTAGAACTCAAAGGTCCAGGAGCATTGAGCGATGCTGAATTGATGGCTATAATTTTAAGGACTGGTAAGAAAAACAAATCGGCAATTGAAATAGCAAAAGAACTCCTGAGAAAATTTGGCAATTTGAAAGAACTTGCAAAAAAAGACTTTCGAGAAATCTTAAATGAATTTAAAGGTGAAGGAATTGGTAAAACAAAGGCGATAACTCTTCTCGCTGCAATTGAATTAGGAAAACGAAGCACTCAACTTGATTTCAAAAACGAGGAAGTTCAAGTCCGTGAGCCAAGAGTAATTTTTGAAATTATGAATCCTATACTCTCCCATTTGAATGTTGAAGAGTTTCATATAGTCATCTTAAATCGGAAAAATGTCGTGCAAAGTCATCAGCTTGTCACCCGAGGAATTCTTGATTCGAGTTTGGTCTCTCCACGAGAAGTTTTCAAGATTGCAATTGATCATAGAGCTTCCAGTATAATTCTGGTTCATAATCATCCGAGCGGCAACCTCGAACCAAGCAAAGAAGATATTAAAGTAACTGAACAACTTTATCAGGCTGGGAAATTACTCGAAATCCCGGTACTGGATCACATTATTATCGCTAATAACTCATACACAAGTTTTCTTGAACGAAATTTAGTTTTCAAATGA